In Microcoleus sp. FACHB-672, one DNA window encodes the following:
- a CDS encoding MHYT domain-containing protein, translating into MISISPKLTQISPAGEILTSTYNPSLVVLSIIIAIAASYTALELASRVTAGVKGKVNWIAGGALAMGIGIWSMHFVGMLAFHLSVPITYDLPLVLLSLVAAVIASGGALILLGQGVLGKPQMLGGSVFMGVAIAMMHYIGMVALQMPATLEYNPLLVTLSVAIACVASWVALRLALQLRRETFWNWQKLGSAAIMGTAISGMHYTGMAAVTFKRGAELMANPQMANSSSLVMSIGITTMVILMLTILISQVDRHLLAQQQALSLLQTVINEMQVGVLLLSPQLEVKLANLAAAELLGLSQSELLSQIPFDSDWQVFQQDGTPFASKFQPVRQALITKVSVRNVVLGIQRSKGLKQECKKQEAADFHAAVSPADASIIWLQVNANPLLTANGEVERVICSFSDISECLRGEAELQQTQVFLNSVIENLPVCVLIKEAESLRFTGWNQASEKLFGYSKAEAIGKNDYDFFPKEQADFFISKDREVLTNGKLVDIPAEPVHTPHQGVRLLHTKKVPILDDAGNPQYLLAISEDITERKEAENELIKQHQRAQLLAEITLKIRQSLQLEEILQTTVTEVLNLLETDRVLIYRLLPDNSGTVVTEAVRPGFQAILGQNISDPCFSEKYLQLYAAGRVRAIADLEKSDLLQCHIDLLQRFDVKANLVVPILVNEELKTKTEEKVANSNSTTLNSRLWGLLITHQCGETRQWTSFEIELLQQLADQVSIALFQAQIREQETRQRQQLAKQNLALEQALKNLQQAQTQLVQSEKMVSLGQMVAGVAHEINNPVNFIYANVSPARDHVKNLLYLLDLYAKNYPKPVTEITEAAEEIELEFLQEDLPKILSSMHVGADRIRQIVLSLRNFSRLDQSEKKRVDLHEGIDSTLLILQHRLKAAPEHPSIQIVKDYCVLPPVECYPGQLNQVFMNILSNCLDALENQPAPRVITIRTKLIESASWITKKEDKNSMLDSQYFVRVSIADNGPGMTEEIRSRLFDPFFTTKPPGKGTGLGLSISYQIIVEKHSGQLECVSEPDRGAEFIMEVPVKLPAWKKG; encoded by the coding sequence GTGATTTCTATCAGCCCTAAATTAACCCAAATAAGCCCTGCCGGCGAAATCTTGACTAGCACTTACAATCCCAGCTTAGTCGTGCTTTCAATTATTATCGCCATCGCCGCTTCTTATACAGCACTTGAGCTTGCCAGTCGCGTAACAGCCGGCGTCAAAGGAAAAGTGAACTGGATAGCCGGCGGTGCTTTAGCAATGGGAATTGGCATTTGGTCGATGCACTTTGTCGGGATGCTGGCGTTCCACTTAAGCGTCCCCATTACCTACGACTTACCCCTGGTGCTGCTGTCATTAGTCGCTGCCGTCATCGCCTCTGGTGGGGCGCTAATACTGTTGGGTCAAGGTGTTTTGGGGAAACCCCAAATGCTTGGAGGTAGCGTCTTTATGGGCGTAGCGATTGCCATGATGCATTACATTGGCATGGTTGCCCTGCAAATGCCGGCAACCCTAGAATATAACCCGCTCTTAGTGACTTTATCTGTAGCGATTGCCTGCGTCGCCTCCTGGGTTGCCTTACGGCTGGCACTTCAGCTACGCAGAGAAACCTTTTGGAACTGGCAAAAGCTTGGCAGTGCGGCAATTATGGGAACTGCCATCAGTGGGATGCACTACACCGGCATGGCGGCAGTCACGTTCAAACGCGGCGCAGAACTGATGGCTAATCCCCAGATGGCTAATTCCTCATCCTTGGTGATGTCAATTGGGATTACCACGATGGTAATTTTGATGCTGACCATTTTAATTTCCCAAGTTGATCGCCATCTGTTGGCGCAGCAACAAGCACTGTCACTGCTTCAGACAGTTATTAATGAAATGCAGGTGGGAGTTTTACTTCTGAGTCCTCAGTTAGAGGTGAAACTCGCTAATTTAGCGGCAGCAGAGTTACTGGGTTTGAGCCAAAGTGAATTACTCAGCCAGATCCCTTTTGATAGCGACTGGCAAGTATTTCAGCAGGACGGAACCCCGTTTGCCAGCAAGTTCCAACCTGTGCGGCAAGCACTCATCACAAAAGTGTCGGTGCGGAATGTTGTTCTGGGAATCCAGAGAAGTAAAGGGTTAAAACAGGAGTGTAAAAAGCAAGAAGCTGCCGATTTTCATGCGGCAGTTTCGCCTGCTGACGCTTCAATTATTTGGTTGCAAGTGAATGCGAATCCTCTGCTTACAGCCAATGGCGAAGTTGAGCGGGTAATTTGCAGTTTTAGTGATATTAGCGAATGTCTGCGTGGCGAAGCTGAATTGCAGCAAACTCAAGTTTTTCTAAATTCTGTAATTGAGAATTTGCCGGTTTGCGTGTTAATTAAAGAAGCTGAGTCTTTGCGGTTCACCGGCTGGAATCAAGCCAGCGAAAAACTATTTGGTTATTCTAAAGCTGAGGCAATCGGTAAAAACGATTATGATTTTTTCCCAAAAGAGCAAGCTGATTTCTTTATATCAAAAGACCGAGAAGTCTTAACTAATGGCAAACTTGTAGATATACCCGCAGAGCCGGTTCATACTCCGCACCAAGGAGTCAGGCTTCTGCATACTAAGAAAGTTCCCATTCTTGATGATGCCGGCAACCCGCAATATCTTTTGGCAATTTCTGAAGATATTACTGAGCGAAAAGAAGCTGAAAATGAGCTTATCAAGCAGCACCAACGAGCGCAACTGCTAGCAGAAATTACTCTTAAAATACGTCAGTCTCTTCAGCTGGAAGAAATTCTTCAAACTACGGTTACAGAAGTGTTAAATCTGCTGGAAACGGATCGGGTCTTAATTTATCGACTTTTACCCGATAACTCCGGAACAGTTGTCACAGAAGCCGTGCGTCCGGGGTTTCAAGCGATTTTAGGACAGAATATTTCAGACCCTTGTTTTAGCGAAAAGTATTTACAGTTATATGCTGCCGGTCGGGTGAGAGCGATTGCTGATTTGGAAAAGTCGGATCTGCTACAATGCCATATTGATCTGCTGCAAAGATTTGACGTCAAAGCTAATTTAGTCGTTCCTATTTTGGTGAATGAAGAATTAAAAACCAAGACTGAAGAAAAGGTTGCTAATTCTAATAGTACGACACTTAATTCTCGGTTGTGGGGATTGCTAATCACTCATCAATGCGGGGAGACGCGGCAATGGACGAGCTTTGAAATTGAACTGTTGCAACAACTAGCCGATCAAGTAAGTATTGCTTTGTTTCAAGCTCAAATCCGAGAGCAAGAAACTCGCCAGCGCCAGCAATTGGCTAAGCAAAACCTTGCTTTAGAACAAGCGCTTAAAAATCTCCAGCAAGCGCAAACTCAGCTAGTGCAAAGTGAAAAGATGGTGAGTTTGGGGCAAATGGTGGCTGGAGTTGCTCACGAAATTAATAATCCGGTTAATTTTATCTACGCGAATGTTAGTCCAGCCCGAGATCATGTGAAAAACTTGCTGTATTTATTGGATCTTTATGCTAAAAATTATCCTAAGCCGGTTACTGAAATTACGGAAGCTGCTGAAGAAATTGAGTTAGAATTTTTGCAGGAAGATTTACCGAAAATTTTATCCTCGATGCACGTCGGGGCGGATCGCATTCGTCAAATTGTTTTGAGTTTGCGAAACTTCTCCCGTTTAGATCAATCGGAGAAAAAGCGGGTTGATCTTCACGAGGGGATTGATAGTACGCTGCTAATTTTGCAACATCGTTTGAAAGCAGCCCCAGAACACCCCAGCATTCAAATCGTTAAAGATTATTGTGTTTTGCCGCCGGTGGAGTGCTATCCAGGGCAGCTAAACCAAGTATTTATGAATATCCTCAGCAATTGTTTAGACGCACTGGAAAATCAGCCGGCACCCCGCGTAATTACGATCCGCACTAAGCTGATTGAGAGTGCATCATGGATCACAAAAAAAGAAGATAAAAATTCAATGTTGGATTCCCAATACTTTGTCCGTGTTAGTATTGCGGATAATGGCCCAGGTATGACAGAGGAAATCCGCAGCCGATTGTTTGACCCATTTTTTACGACAAAACCCCCAGGAAAAGGAACGGGTTTAGGGTTGTCAATTAGCTATCAAATTATTGTAGAAAAACATAGTGGTCAGTTGGAATGTGTTTCGGAACCGGATCGCGGTGCGGAGTTTATTATGGAAGTGCCGGTTAAGCTGCCGGCGTGGAAGAAGGGCTAA
- a CDS encoding glycosyltransferase family 4 protein produces MKYHIALGRPLNLEEISRDAAEGKRPRHVMWALSQRLGATIHEPGSEPVLPLDKLRAKIAGQPEHWAMARALSSQLGSEDVVFCTGEDVGVPVATLCGTKASRPKIVVLTHNINRPRGRVSLKLFGLAERIDLFITYARPQYDFLRRFLKLPEDRLCMLADQTDMQFFTPGSPSQDKRRPIVASVGLEMRDYRTLADATSDLEVDVKISGFSTDAVALGQAFPDTLPENMSRRFYEWPELVQLYRDADVVAVSLIESKYCAGITTIMEAMACRRPVIVTNTQGISEYVAPPGIATVVNPGDAAAMRQAIINLLQNPQEAEAQAQRGYEYALKHYNSDDYVEVLASQLMRVGGELGVTLTRQGQALPV; encoded by the coding sequence GTGAAATACCATATCGCATTAGGACGTCCGCTCAACCTAGAGGAAATTAGCAGGGATGCCGCAGAGGGAAAACGCCCCAGACACGTGATGTGGGCGTTAAGCCAGCGATTGGGGGCAACGATCCACGAACCGGGGTCAGAGCCGGTGTTGCCTTTAGACAAGCTGCGGGCTAAAATAGCAGGCCAGCCTGAACACTGGGCGATGGCGCGGGCGTTGTCTTCGCAGCTAGGTAGTGAAGATGTGGTGTTCTGCACCGGCGAAGATGTTGGGGTGCCGGTGGCTACACTATGCGGGACTAAAGCAAGCCGGCCAAAAATTGTTGTATTGACGCACAATATCAACCGGCCACGCGGTCGTGTATCGTTGAAGTTATTTGGCTTGGCTGAGCGGATTGATTTATTCATCACCTACGCCCGCCCACAATACGATTTTCTGCGCCGCTTTCTGAAGTTACCCGAAGATCGGCTTTGTATGCTCGCTGATCAGACGGATATGCAGTTTTTCACCCCCGGTTCGCCCTCACAAGACAAACGCCGCCCGATTGTTGCAAGCGTGGGGCTGGAGATGCGAGACTACCGAACCCTTGCCGATGCAACCTCAGATTTAGAGGTTGATGTCAAGATTAGTGGCTTTTCAACAGACGCGGTTGCCTTGGGACAGGCATTTCCCGATACTCTACCAGAGAATATGTCGCGCCGGTTCTACGAATGGCCAGAGTTGGTGCAACTTTACCGCGATGCGGATGTTGTCGCAGTTAGCCTGATCGAGAGCAAGTATTGTGCTGGAATCACGACCATAATGGAGGCAATGGCTTGCCGTCGGCCTGTGATAGTGACGAATACCCAAGGAATTTCTGAGTATGTTGCACCTCCGGGGATTGCCACTGTGGTGAATCCGGGCGATGCGGCAGCAATGCGCCAAGCAATTATAAATTTGTTGCAAAATCCTCAAGAAGCTGAAGCACAAGCACAGCGAGGCTATGAATATGCGCTGAAGCACTACAATAGCGATGATTATGTTGAGGTGCTTGCGTCGCAGTTGATGCGAGTGGGTGGCGAATTGGGTGTGACTTTAACGAGGCAAGGCCAAGCACTGCCGGTTTGA
- a CDS encoding DUF760 domain-containing protein has protein sequence MVFNPDFNESDTDDSETNPLLKYLQHQPPEVLARVAKSASPEIKQIISQNVKGLVGLLPSDHFDVHITTNRENLAGLLASAMMTGYFLRQMEQRMQLDESLEDCMSLHRDSSAGGESERD, from the coding sequence ATGGTGTTTAACCCTGACTTTAACGAATCCGACACTGACGACAGCGAAACCAACCCGCTGCTGAAATATCTCCAGCACCAGCCCCCAGAGGTTTTGGCCCGTGTGGCCAAGTCCGCCAGTCCCGAAATTAAGCAAATCATTTCTCAAAACGTCAAAGGACTGGTGGGACTGCTTCCCTCCGATCATTTTGATGTTCACATCACAACCAACCGCGAAAACTTGGCAGGGTTGCTGGCTTCAGCCATGATGACCGGCTATTTTCTGCGGCAGATGGAACAGCGAATGCAACTAGATGAAAGTCTAGAAGATTGTATGTCCCTGCACCGCGATTCGTCTGCCGGTGGAGAATCCGAGCGCGATTAA
- a CDS encoding HhoA/HhoB/HtrA family serine endopeptidase, protein MSSLLKQLSVYVSLLAIGGGAGFLGSRYLEAQKDANNPQTLPVVLRKPALAPLPASKSALIARGNPNFVAEVAQKVGPAVVRIDSARKIAAQIPKALDNPLFRQFFGEDAPIPEEQFERGTGSGFIISSDGEMLTNAHVVAGADVVDVTLKDGRTFKGKVLGTDPLTDVAVVKIDAKDLPTVQLGKSESLVPGQWAIAIGNPLGLDNSVTVGIISATGRSSSQVGIPDKRVRFIQTDAAINPGNSGGPLLNDLGEVIGINTAIRANAQGLGFSIPIETATRVATDLTTKGRAEHPFLGIKMVELTPARREEINEQAKGNFKITQDKGVLILGVLNDSPAQKAGLREGDIIQKIDGAAIEKTEEVQDRVEASGVGSELNLEINRNGKIQRIEVRPDAFPLKQLE, encoded by the coding sequence ATGAGTTCATTATTAAAGCAGTTGAGCGTTTATGTAAGCTTGCTAGCCATAGGCGGCGGTGCGGGATTTTTAGGCAGTCGCTATCTGGAAGCTCAGAAAGACGCCAACAATCCCCAAACCTTGCCGGTGGTGCTGCGAAAACCGGCCCTAGCGCCATTGCCGGCATCCAAATCTGCATTGATAGCGCGAGGAAACCCTAACTTTGTTGCCGAAGTTGCCCAAAAAGTCGGGCCGGCAGTCGTGCGGATCGACTCAGCCCGTAAAATTGCCGCACAAATTCCCAAAGCTTTAGATAATCCCCTCTTCCGGCAGTTTTTCGGTGAAGATGCCCCCATTCCTGAAGAACAGTTTGAGCGCGGGACGGGTTCTGGATTCATTATCAGCAGCGACGGAGAGATGCTCACCAACGCCCACGTTGTTGCCGGCGCAGATGTTGTGGATGTCACACTCAAAGATGGCCGCACATTTAAAGGCAAAGTATTAGGCACCGATCCCCTCACCGATGTGGCTGTGGTGAAAATTGACGCCAAGGATCTACCCACAGTCCAACTCGGCAAATCTGAATCCCTCGTTCCCGGACAGTGGGCGATTGCCATTGGCAACCCCCTCGGCTTAGACAATTCCGTCACTGTTGGCATTATCAGCGCCACAGGTCGCTCTAGTTCTCAGGTGGGAATTCCTGATAAACGTGTTCGCTTCATTCAAACCGATGCTGCCATCAATCCCGGCAATTCAGGTGGCCCTTTGTTAAATGACCTAGGGGAAGTGATTGGAATTAATACTGCGATTCGGGCGAACGCTCAAGGTTTAGGTTTCTCGATCCCCATTGAAACCGCCACACGCGTTGCCACAGACTTAACCACCAAAGGCCGTGCTGAACATCCCTTTTTGGGCATTAAAATGGTAGAGCTCACCCCGGCGCGGCGAGAAGAAATCAATGAGCAAGCGAAAGGGAACTTCAAAATTACGCAGGACAAGGGAGTGTTGATTTTAGGCGTTTTGAATGACTCGCCGGCACAGAAAGCCGGTTTGCGTGAGGGAGATATTATCCAAAAGATCGACGGCGCTGCCATTGAGAAGACAGAAGAAGTACAGGATCGCGTCGAAGCGAGTGGCGTTGGCAGCGAACTAAATTTGGAAATTAACCGCAACGGGAAGATCCAGCGGATTGAAGTGCGGCCCGATGCCTTTCCCCTCAAACAGCTAGAATAA
- a CDS encoding glycosyltransferase family 4 protein — translation METSNMRVLIVAEHASAKFGGEAFLPVHYFRLFRSRNIETWLVVHARTQAELEKLFPDEGDRLHFIPDTWLHQLLWQWGRRLPERVAELTTGSIMHLLTQVVQRRMVCRLVREHNIDIVHEPIPVSPKVPSLMFSVGAPVVIGPMNGGMEYPPAFPHYQGRLATVMVSQGRRFSNLFNRLLPGKLKAETLLVANERTKQALPAGVRGKVIELVENGVDLSVWKATDLAAKQPNETVRFVFVGRLVDWKAVDLLLEAFKPVADATGAVLEIIGDGAERPALEAQAARLGLADNVIFAGWLSQDKCAVKLQQADALVLPSLYECGGAVVLEAMAMGLPAIATKWGGPADYLDSTCGILVEPSSREALIQGLTEAMLKLAQSPELRQKMGLAGQERIRQHFDWERKADQMLEIYRQTLATAPK, via the coding sequence ATGGAAACCTCAAATATGCGAGTTTTAATTGTTGCTGAACACGCCTCTGCTAAATTCGGCGGAGAGGCGTTTCTGCCGGTGCACTATTTCCGGTTATTTCGCTCGCGCAATATTGAGACGTGGCTGGTAGTTCATGCCCGTACTCAGGCTGAACTTGAGAAGCTTTTCCCCGACGAGGGCGACCGGCTCCACTTTATCCCAGATACTTGGCTACATCAGCTGCTATGGCAGTGGGGCCGGCGTTTACCGGAACGGGTGGCGGAATTAACCACCGGCTCGATCATGCACCTCCTGACTCAGGTGGTGCAGCGCCGCATGGTGTGCCGGCTGGTTCGGGAACACAACATCGATATTGTTCATGAACCGATCCCTGTCTCGCCGAAAGTGCCATCTCTAATGTTTTCTGTTGGTGCGCCGGTGGTGATTGGCCCGATGAATGGAGGGATGGAATATCCCCCAGCTTTCCCTCATTATCAAGGCCGGTTGGCAACGGTGATGGTCAGTCAGGGACGCCGGTTTTCCAATTTGTTCAATCGTCTGCTGCCTGGGAAGTTGAAAGCAGAGACGCTGTTGGTTGCCAATGAGCGGACAAAACAAGCGCTGCCGGCAGGCGTGCGCGGTAAAGTCATCGAATTGGTGGAAAACGGCGTTGATTTGTCGGTGTGGAAGGCGACTGATTTAGCCGCGAAGCAGCCGAACGAAACGGTTCGGTTTGTATTTGTAGGCCGGCTGGTGGACTGGAAAGCGGTAGATTTGCTGCTGGAAGCGTTCAAGCCGGTTGCCGATGCCACAGGTGCGGTTTTGGAAATTATCGGCGATGGGGCAGAACGTCCCGCACTAGAAGCTCAAGCCGCTCGGTTGGGACTAGCGGATAATGTGATATTCGCCGGCTGGCTTTCTCAAGACAAGTGTGCAGTTAAATTGCAGCAAGCTGACGCACTGGTTCTTCCCAGTTTGTATGAATGTGGGGGGGCAGTTGTTCTGGAAGCAATGGCGATGGGGTTGCCGGCAATTGCCACGAAATGGGGGGGACCGGCTGATTATCTGGATTCTACTTGCGGAATTTTAGTTGAGCCGTCTTCACGGGAAGCGTTGATCCAAGGACTCACTGAAGCGATGCTGAAATTAGCGCAGTCTCCAGAATTACGGCAGAAAATGGGTTTGGCTGGGCAAGAACGCATCCGGCAGCATTTTGACTGGGAACGCAAAGCGGATCAAATGCTGGAAATTTACCGTCAAACTCTTGCCACAGCGCCTAAATAA
- a CDS encoding glycosyltransferase, producing MSRIGVVTIGRNEGERLVRCLNSLKGQLPEGVAIVYVDSGSTDGSCEAARNRGVEVVDLDMSVPFTAARARNAGFERLQALHPEVEYVHFFDGDCEVVAGWIEAATEALDANPEAVAICGWRRERYAERSLYNRICDVEWRMGAVGETGSFGGDVAIRAAALAAVGGYDNNVIAAEDDELSVRLREAGGKILRIDRNSTVHDADMQRLSQWWQRAKRCGYAYAQVSQMHGAGPERKFVKEMRRTWLWGAIIPFAALVLALPTHGLSLILLGRYPLSALQVIKKTRQRGYSWSESVAWGLSCGFSAIPGAFGVAKYFLDRWGNKQHEIIEYKGSQTTVTNTIQPTGR from the coding sequence ATGAGCCGCATCGGTGTAGTCACCATTGGGAGAAATGAAGGAGAACGACTGGTTCGTTGCCTTAATTCACTGAAAGGGCAACTTCCCGAAGGCGTAGCGATCGTTTACGTTGACTCCGGCTCCACCGATGGAAGTTGCGAAGCCGCTCGCAATCGCGGGGTAGAGGTTGTCGATTTAGATATGTCAGTGCCATTCACCGCCGCCCGCGCTCGAAACGCCGGCTTTGAGCGACTGCAAGCCTTGCATCCTGAAGTAGAATACGTCCACTTCTTCGACGGAGATTGCGAAGTGGTGGCCGGCTGGATCGAAGCAGCCACCGAGGCACTAGATGCTAACCCGGAAGCCGTGGCGATTTGCGGTTGGCGGCGCGAACGCTACGCAGAGCGCAGTCTCTATAACCGGATTTGTGATGTGGAGTGGCGCATGGGTGCCGTCGGTGAAACCGGCAGCTTTGGGGGAGATGTGGCGATCCGCGCCGCCGCACTCGCAGCAGTCGGGGGCTACGATAACAATGTAATCGCCGCCGAAGATGACGAACTCAGCGTACGCTTGCGTGAGGCCGGCGGCAAGATCCTACGCATTGACCGAAATAGCACGGTACACGACGCAGATATGCAGCGTCTGTCCCAGTGGTGGCAACGGGCGAAGCGCTGCGGGTACGCCTACGCCCAGGTTTCCCAGATGCATGGAGCCGGCCCAGAGCGCAAATTTGTCAAAGAAATGCGGCGCACCTGGCTTTGGGGGGCGATCATACCCTTTGCCGCCCTAGTCCTAGCACTTCCCACCCACGGGCTTTCCCTGATTCTTTTAGGACGTTACCCACTATCAGCATTGCAAGTGATCAAAAAGACGCGGCAGCGGGGATATTCTTGGTCTGAGAGTGTGGCGTGGGGTTTATCCTGCGGATTCTCAGCAATTCCTGGCGCGTTCGGAGTTGCTAAATACTTTTTAGATCGCTGGGGCAACAAACAACATGAAATTATTGAATACAAGGGTTCTCAAACAACTGTGACAAACACGATCCAACCAACTGGGAGATAA
- a CDS encoding AtaL-like protein, with amino-acid sequence MPYTTFTSPVTASLETLWGMLVDKVENPQRYITEVEEVNVIEKYEDGILREMKLPKMQLKERITINEEAREIKFTLAGHPLFSGEIINKIDSPLYDKSGDTLMLTFTQNWQALNEEAGQINQEEMAQTIKNAVLHLKQLAEEKDAIQAS; translated from the coding sequence ATGCCTTACACCACCTTCACTAGCCCCGTTACCGCCTCGCTTGAAACACTGTGGGGAATGTTAGTGGATAAAGTAGAAAACCCCCAGCGTTATATTACTGAGGTAGAAGAAGTTAACGTGATAGAAAAGTATGAGGATGGCATTCTTCGAGAAATGAAACTTCCTAAAATGCAGCTAAAAGAAAGAATCACTATCAACGAAGAAGCCAGAGAAATAAAATTTACATTAGCCGGGCATCCGCTTTTCTCAGGAGAAATTATCAACAAAATTGATAGTCCTCTCTATGACAAATCAGGAGATACTTTAATGTTAACCTTTACCCAAAATTGGCAAGCATTGAACGAAGAAGCCGGTCAAATCAATCAAGAAGAAATGGCTCAAACAATCAAAAATGCTGTGCTTCACCTCAAACAATTAGCAGAAGAAAAAGACGCCATTCAGGCGAGTTGA
- a CDS encoding NAD-dependent epimerase/dehydratase family protein yields the protein MATNNGSNNPVAVALLGAGYISDYHLNALRQQPNVDVRAICDLNRGLAERFAAAKGVPKVYSDLSEMLSTEKLDVVHVLTPPHVHFVTGSQILEAGVDAFIEKPLCHTVEYCQKLRQLASDQGRALGVSHNFLYFPAYEKLLTDLRSGRLGRLDQVDIVWNKELGQLKGGPFGAWMLASPKNILFEVAPHSFVHLVHLIGSPDSLSVDVHDKVELPRGLEFYRRWEIRGWKDNTSIRIRFSFIDGYPEHYIHIRGTNGVARVDFENNTYVCNEHTPYLLDVDRYANVVASARDSVLQASGTLSGFVLSKMRLSKAEGPFPYSIARTVESFYNGRGSVLDERVEASLGEAAVAVAEWVAREANLPEPQKTASAPVEAVEPPVQKPTVLVIGGTGFIGRALVRRLRADGRGVRVLSRNPRDCPPELLKLQVDIAKGDFTDPEALEAALDGIRYVYHLGRGYGKTWEEYLKYDVEPTRKLGELCIKHGVERLFYASSIAIYYAGQNASSITEETKPHEGVMRSSPYPRSKVENERVLLELHQEKRLPVVIFRPGIVLGAGGSPYHWGVAAWPYNSVAALYGSGNNRLPIVLVDDVADAMARAIDLPNIDGESFNLCSAPCITANEYLDELENRAGIKLRRVPTPGWRAYTEAVAKWAIKSVGRDPNVALPSYAECEGRSCAARFDASKAERRLGWSPVKDRETIIYKGIHLPVDEFFA from the coding sequence ATGGCAACTAACAACGGAAGTAACAATCCCGTAGCCGTGGCACTCCTCGGTGCCGGCTACATTTCTGACTACCACCTCAACGCACTGCGACAACAGCCCAACGTAGATGTGCGGGCAATTTGCGACCTAAACCGAGGACTAGCAGAGCGTTTCGCGGCAGCTAAGGGCGTGCCAAAGGTCTACTCAGACTTGAGTGAAATGCTCTCAACCGAGAAGTTGGACGTGGTTCACGTCCTGACACCGCCCCATGTCCATTTTGTCACCGGCTCTCAAATTCTAGAAGCCGGCGTTGACGCCTTCATTGAAAAGCCCCTGTGCCATACCGTTGAATACTGTCAAAAGCTGCGTCAGCTGGCAAGCGATCAAGGTCGTGCACTCGGCGTTAGTCACAACTTTCTTTACTTCCCCGCCTATGAAAAACTGCTCACCGACTTACGCAGTGGTCGCTTAGGCCGGCTCGATCAAGTTGACATCGTCTGGAATAAAGAACTCGGACAGCTCAAAGGCGGGCCCTTCGGGGCATGGATGCTAGCCTCACCGAAAAATATCTTATTCGAGGTCGCCCCCCACTCCTTCGTTCACCTTGTCCACCTGATCGGTTCCCCCGACTCACTTTCTGTGGATGTCCACGACAAAGTAGAACTGCCGCGCGGACTAGAATTTTACCGGCGCTGGGAGATCCGGGGGTGGAAAGACAACACCAGCATTCGCATCCGGTTTTCCTTTATTGATGGATATCCCGAACACTATATCCACATTCGCGGGACGAATGGCGTTGCCAGGGTAGACTTCGAGAACAATACCTACGTCTGTAACGAACACACACCCTACCTGCTGGATGTTGATCGCTACGCCAATGTCGTTGCCAGCGCCCGCGACTCGGTATTGCAGGCAAGCGGCACCCTGTCTGGCTTTGTGCTATCGAAGATGCGCCTGTCTAAGGCAGAAGGGCCATTTCCTTACAGCATTGCCCGGACAGTAGAAAGCTTCTACAACGGACGCGGTTCCGTCCTTGACGAACGCGTTGAAGCCTCACTGGGCGAGGCAGCGGTGGCAGTGGCCGAGTGGGTGGCACGCGAAGCCAATCTACCAGAACCTCAAAAGACAGCGTCCGCGCCGGTGGAAGCCGTGGAACCGCCGGTTCAGAAACCGACAGTCCTAGTCATCGGCGGCACCGGCTTCATCGGCAGGGCGCTGGTGCGGCGGCTGCGGGCGGACGGGCGTGGGGTTCGCGTCCTCAGCCGCAACCCTAGGGACTGCCCGCCTGAGTTGCTTAAACTTCAAGTCGATATCGCAAAGGGTGATTTCACCGATCCTGAAGCCCTAGAAGCCGCCCTGGATGGCATTCGCTATGTTTACCACTTGGGGCGCGGCTACGGGAAAACCTGGGAAGAATACCTGAAATATGATGTGGAACCCACGCGGAAGTTGGGGGAACTGTGCATCAAACACGGGGTTGAGCGCTTGTTCTATGCCTCGTCAATTGCGATCTACTATGCCGGCCAGAATGCCTCGTCCATTACCGAGGAAACCAAACCCCATGAGGGTGTGATGCGTTCCTCCCCATATCCGCGCTCAAAGGTAGAAAATGAGCGGGTGCTGCTGGAACTTCACCAAGAAAAACGACTACCTGTGGTGATCTTCCGTCCCGGTATTGTCCTCGGTGCTGGCGGTAGTCCTTACCACTGGGGTGTTGCGGCTTGGCCCTACAACTCGGTGGCCGCCCTCTATGGTAGTGGCAACAACCGGCTACCGATCGTCCTCGTTGACGATGTTGCCGATGCAATGGCGCGGGCAATTGATTTGCCAAATATTGACGGAGAGTCGTTTAACCTGTGTAGTGCCCCTTGTATCACGGCGAACGAGTATCTCGACGAGTTGGAAAATCGCGCCGGCATTAAGTTGCGCCGCGTCCCAACTCCCGGTTGGCGTGCATACACAGAAGCAGTGGCGAAGTGGGCAATTAAAAGCGTTGGACGTGATCCGAACGTTGCACTTCCTAGCTACGCCGAATGTGAAGGTCGCAGTTGTGCCGCCCGGTTCGACGCTTCTAAGGCCGAGCGCCGCTTGGGTTGGTCGCCGGTTAAAGACCGGGAAACAATCATCTACAAAGGCATACACTTGCCTGTGGATGAGTTCTTTGCCTAG